A DNA window from Synchiropus splendidus isolate RoL2022-P1 chromosome 2, RoL_Sspl_1.0, whole genome shotgun sequence contains the following coding sequences:
- the LOC128753928 gene encoding uncharacterized protein LOC128753928 isoform X3 → MTETFVIKEEESDCVLVSKHLIRDTADNVPVYVLSLEHCQPLAKSIQTHRPVGSDEAMFFLQDHQYCGVTHPSLKTVKQQEEEWHYSTVKQESDDDAAAASDIGTQTDQECLHLKDNAALSKLESTDIQEKRVEAESQMDPNGPRVVSVESLSHTYSSVKRKLNDTKQHVKPADGRRSPSITVETQGETAIPLVEHNTVPLQDAMLLVEAMNQQLINKLSSPTKAVESRVVQSTANINSQNAKELLAVGPGEAPKISQKNVVKSDKARPVILSVEPISQNISKLSDNTNPSMPRCDAAAHEAEANAKPLQKEPAVSDKPLTRCLQEASAVSKCPETGRSTLHSTDPEPNVMPSEISSSHMSASESRTSVSSRKAYLVSRLSTQQSKEGSPAPTKISHISQMQPVVVIRIPRLPTPDIDNERWTTHSSGFSSSGITTEENLSPAELSSATSSPVTDNSEASDTVPSKIMAPLSEESMDAMDLCEFSEATEPQGQVESEPILRLNRPIKQELQAVQISPLHKKLQVPQLHMTKAQFLAQLAVGPTGHLHEKPLAEAENSIAETPTSRKRKSPNTSFVARLRSHLKSHLQEKRTKAITDCASETEALPVSPKKAKLESEDVTEVNNATEPVSQRKSKVTQDVASSKSTTPHHLKTKSCKESPPVIKFTWRTLTLSQNADSQDHRRDSVSSGKGRLSNSSIISEKSHSGSFTKKTEDGPEGCTVASKRLSSVKAQSAQCASRSGTSQCSSSKENTSPKRYLSTKEGVIPNCELVNPQRSTRDQTVSLNNTTGVSQNAESDSAIPRRTSNRIDKDDRLAQMSKPSSLRLKKSRSSNGCSETDSSCADSLKPSPTTDVLKTSAAGSTNLSPKKVSFSQVLSKIHETGETTNFEAYKKNGLLWTKVTNDNEVAENVNENKRKAKVSLKVAVAKKASKAEAKQKYSARSRTNAEEKTTVVARNRRRTMKKNESATKSFKTERKSLELAATPRQNKAPSAQNNSDRASKASPSGVSQTPKGAKHQCMECGRILCSKVSLESHANLHIGQRPYPCTVCSKTFPDARSLKRHERVHHNNRRYVCLECGKGFVYQFGLTKHTKMVHTRFKPFVCQICNKAFFTKQEVEAHIRRHTGETPFHCTQCDKKFTKKVELIVHMRWHSGEKRHWCPYCGKGFVDYNNLKRHKYIHTGEKPQVCPYCHKRFTQSSHVKKHIRNVHKMPTNV, encoded by the exons ATGACAGAAACATTTGTCATAAAAGAG gAGGAGAGTGACTGTGTTTTGGTCAGCAAGCACCTGATAAGAGATACTGCAG ACAATGTTCCCGTCTACGTCTTGTCTCTGGAGCACTGCCAGCCTCTCGCCAAATCTATCCAAACCCACAGGCCGGTTGGTTCTGATGAGGCGATGTTCTTCCTGCAGGACCACCAGTACTGTGGAGTAACACATCCTTCATTGAAAACTGTCAAACAACAG GAGGAAGAGTGGCACTACTCCACAGTGAAACAGGAAAGTGATGATG atgcagctgctgcttctgacaTTGGGACTCAGACTGACCAAGAGTGTCTCCATCTTAAAGACAACGCAGCCTTGTCCAAGCTTGAGTCGACCGATATTCAGGAGAAACGTGTTGAAGCTGAATCGCAGATGGACCCCAATGGACCCCGAGTTGTTTCTGTTGAGTCACTAAGCCACACGTATTCCTCTGTTAAAAGAAAATTGAATGATACCAAACAGCATGTTAAGCCAGCTGATGGAAGAAGATCACCTTCCATTACAGTGGAAACTCAAGGAGAAACAGCCATTCCACTGGTTGAACACAACACTGTCCCTCTTCAGGACGCCATGCTGCTTGTTGAAGCCATGAATCAGCAGTTGATAAACAAGCTGTCTTCACCAACTAAAGCAGTTGAATCGAGAGTAGTTCAGTCTACTGCTAACATTAACTCCCAAAATGCAAAGGAACTGCTAGCTGTTGGCCCAGGTGAGGCTCCTAAAATATCTCAGAAGAACGTTGTCAAGTCAGACAAGGCACGACCTGTGATTTTAAGTGTTGAACCGATCTCTCAGAACATAAGTAAGTTAAGCGATAACACCAACCCTTCCATGCCGAGGTGTGATGCTGCTGCACATGAGGCAGAAGCAAATGCTAAGCCTCTTCAAAAAGAACCTGCTGTTTCAGACAAGCCACTGACGAGATGTTTGCAGGAAGCATCGGCTGTGTCTAAATGTCCAGAGACAGGAAGATCTACTCTTCATTCCACTGACCCAGAACCCAATGTGATGCCAAGTGAGATCAGCAGTTCACACATGTCTGCAAGTGAAAGTCGGACGTCTGTTTCCTCCAGAAAAGCATATCTTGTGTCTCGACTCAGCACACAACAATCCAAGGAAGGTTCTCCGGCACCAACCAAAATATCTCATATCTCCCAAATGCAACCTGTTGTTGTCATCCGAATACCAAGACTTCCAACGCCAGACATAGACAACGAGCGCTGGACAACACATTCATCTGGATTCAGCTCATCTGGTATCACAACTGAAGAAAACCTGTCACCAGCAGAACTTTCATCTGCGACATCCAGTCCAGTGACAGACAACTCTGAAGCCTCAGACACAGTTCCTTCCAAAATTATGGCTCCATTGTCTGAGGAATCGATGGACGCGATGGATCTTTGTGAATTCAGTGAGGCGACAGAACCTCAAGGGCAAGTGGAAAGTGAACCGATCCTCCGGTTGAATCGACCCATAAAACAAGAGCTGCAAGCGGTTCAGATAAGTCCTCTGCACAAGAAACTTCAAGTCCCACAACTACACATGACCAAAGCTCAGTTTCTCGCCCAGCTGGCTGTGGGCCCTACAGGTCATCTCCATGAAAAG CCCCTTGCTGAAGCGGAGAACTCCATTGCAGAAACCCCCACCAGCCGAAAAAGAAAGTCACCGAATACCTCCTTTGTTGCGAGGCTCCGAAGTCACCTGAAAAGCCATTTGCAAGAGAAAAGGACAAAAGCCATCACAGATTGTGCTTCTGAAACAGAGGCACTTCCTGTGAGTCCAAAGAAAGCTAAACTGGAGAGTGAAGATGTAACGGAGGTAAACAATGCTACTGAGCCAGTCAGCCAGAGAAAGTCCAAGGTAACTCAAGATGTCGCATCGTCAAAGAGCACAACTCCACATCATCTGAAAACCAAGAGCTGTAAAGAGTCCCCACCAGTGATAAAATTCACTTGGAGGACTTTGACATTGTCACAAAATGCCGATTCTCAAGACCACAGACGAGATTCTGTCTCCAGTGGAAAAGGCAGATTGAGCAACAGCAGCATAATTTCAGAAAAGTCCCACTCTGGAAGTTTCACAAAGAAAACTGAAGATGGCCCTGAAGGATGCACTGTCGCCTCTAAAAGGCTCAGCTCAGTCAAAGCTCAATCTGCTCAGTGTGCTTCAAGATCGGGGACAAGTCAGTGCAGTTCATCTAAGGAAAACACTAGCCCGAAAAGGTATCTGAGCACAAAAGAGGGGGTCATTCCAAACTGTGAACTGGTAAATCCACAAAGATCCACGAGAGACCAGACTGTTAGTCTCAACAATACAACAGGTGTTTCTCAAAATGCAGAGTCAGACTCTGCAATTCCAAGACGAACATCAAATAGAATCGACAAAGATGACCGTTTGGCACAAATGTCAAAACCCTCATCACTGAGGTTGAAGAAGTCTCGATCATCTAATGGTTGCAGTGAAACGGATTCCTCTTGTGCTGATTCTCTAAAGCCATCACCGACTACAGATGTTTTAAAAACATCTGCAGCTGGATCCACTAACTTGAGCCCCAAGAAAGTCTCTTTCAGTCAAGTTTTATCCAAGATTCATGAAACTGGTGAAACAACAAATTTTGAGGCTTATAAGAAAAATGGTCTTCTGTGGACCAAAGTGACCAATGATAATGAAGTggctgaaaatgtaaatgaaaataaaaggaagGCAAAAGTCAGCTTAAAAGTAGCTGTTGCCAAAAAGGCATCAAAGGCAGAAGCTAAACAGAAATATTCAGCCAGATCAAGAACAAAcgcagaagaaaaaacaactgTTGTAGCTCGAAATCGTCGCCGCACtatgaagaaaaatgaatcGGCTACAAAAAGTTTCAAAACTGAAAGAAAGTCATTGGAACTGGCAGCAACACCACGACAAAATAAAGCACCTTCTGCACAGAACAACAGTGACAGAGCTTCAAAGGCATCGCCTTCAGGCGTTTCACAGACACCAAAAGGTGCAAAGCACCAGTGCATGGAGTGCGGCCGTATTCTGTGCAGCAAGGTATCGCTGGAGAGTCACGCCAACCTGCATATCGGCCAGCGACCCTACCCCTGTACCGTGTGTAGTAAAACCTTTCCAGATGCCCGGAGTCTCAAGCGCCATGAGCGGGTGCACCACAACAATAGGAGATATGTCTGCCTCGAGTGTGGCAAAGGCTTCGTCTACCAGTTTGGCCTCACCAAACACACCAAAATGGTCCACACCAGATTCAAACCTTTCGTCTGCCAGATATGCAACAAAGCTTTCTTTACAAAGCAAGAAGTGGAGGCCCACATACGACGCCACACAGGggagacaccattccactgcacTCAGTGTGATAAGAAGTTCACAAAAAAGGTTGAGCTGATTGTGCACATGAGGTGGCACAGTGGCGAGAAGAGACACTGGTGTCCATATTGTGGAAAGGGATTTGTGgattataataatttaaaaagacacaagtatatacacacaggagagaaaccacAAGTGTGCCCTTACTGCCACAAAAGGTTCACACAGTCGAGCCATGTGAAGAAGCATATCAGAAATGTTCATAAAATGCCCACAAATGTCTAA